A stretch of Terriglobia bacterium DNA encodes these proteins:
- a CDS encoding Eco57I restriction-modification methylase domain-containing protein — protein sequence MSDQASFSLRGRNPDVLTCIANLSSDEVFTPPVFANRMLDTLADAWAANNGGADLWADSSVRFLDPFTKSGVFLREIASRLTKGLAAEITDLQKRVDHILTKQVFGIGTTYLTSLLARRSLYCSKHAHGPHSIAEGFSSDAGNIWFERTEHTWVQGRCKVCGASQKALDRGEGLETHAYAFIHADDINARVPQLFGDDMQFDVIIGNPPYQLADGGGAGTSAIPIYNLFVDQAKKLNPRLLTMVIPSRWFTGGKGLDEFRASMLADDHLRSINDYVIASDVFPGVALKGGVCYFLWDRDNRGPCRVTTHFKDDPPSASTRPLLEPGAEVFVRFNEGLSILKKVVAVEKGAPRSVLLPAGVRFDRLVSTRRPFGFDSTVSSPWCK from the coding sequence ATGAGCGATCAGGCGAGCTTTTCACTTCGCGGGCGCAACCCGGACGTTCTGACCTGCATTGCCAATCTTTCGAGTGACGAAGTGTTTACGCCGCCCGTGTTTGCCAACAGGATGCTCGATACTCTGGCCGACGCTTGGGCAGCAAACAATGGCGGAGCGGACCTCTGGGCTGATAGTTCGGTTAGGTTCCTTGACCCGTTCACGAAGTCCGGTGTGTTCCTTCGCGAGATCGCCAGCCGCCTCACCAAAGGCCTGGCCGCCGAGATCACTGATCTCCAGAAGCGCGTCGATCACATTCTGACCAAGCAAGTGTTCGGCATCGGCACCACGTATCTCACGAGTCTGCTGGCTCGGCGCAGCCTGTATTGCTCCAAGCATGCTCACGGCCCGCACTCAATCGCCGAAGGCTTTTCCAGCGACGCCGGCAACATCTGGTTCGAGCGCACGGAGCACACCTGGGTACAAGGCAGGTGCAAAGTTTGCGGGGCGAGCCAAAAGGCATTGGATCGCGGTGAAGGACTTGAGACCCATGCCTATGCGTTCATTCACGCAGACGACATCAACGCTCGCGTACCCCAGTTATTTGGAGACGATATGCAGTTCGACGTGATTATTGGAAATCCCCCCTATCAATTAGCAGACGGGGGCGGTGCAGGTACGTCAGCTATTCCGATCTACAACCTTTTCGTTGATCAAGCTAAGAAGCTCAATCCACGCCTGCTGACGATGGTTATTCCTTCGCGTTGGTTCACGGGCGGTAAGGGGCTTGATGAGTTCAGAGCATCCATGCTTGCGGACGACCATCTTCGTTCAATCAACGACTATGTGATTGCATCGGACGTATTCCCAGGGGTAGCTCTGAAGGGTGGTGTGTGCTATTTCCTTTGGGACCGGGACAATCGCGGGCCGTGCCGTGTCACAACGCACTTCAAGGACGATCCCCCTTCGGCGTCAACACGTCCGCTCCTCGAGCCGGGAGCAGAAGTATTCGTCCGCTTCAACGAGGGCTTATCGATCCTCAAAAAGGTCGTTGCTGTCGAGAAAGGTGCACCTCGTTCCGTGTTGCTGCCGGCTGGTGTTCGGTTTGATCGATTGGTCAGCACTAGACGACCATTTGGATTTGATTCGACCGTTAGCAGCCCGTGGTGTAAGTAG
- a CDS encoding SAM-dependent DNA methyltransferase, protein MNLIKSKRRVADHGEVFTPPWLVEKMLDLVKGETERIDSRFLESACGSGNFLVPVLQRKLAAVESKFGRAEFERRHYALLAVMCTYGIEMLADNIAECRANMLEVFAEYLSLDERDDLYRSAFYVLSQNLVHGDALTMRTRDGQPITFAEWGYLGKGKFQRRDFRFDALTQMSSFSREGSLFAHLGKHEVFTPINAYPPITVGELACSRSGDGSGDAL, encoded by the coding sequence ATGAATCTGATCAAATCCAAGAGGCGCGTTGCAGACCACGGTGAAGTGTTTACGCCTCCCTGGCTGGTCGAAAAGATGCTCGACCTTGTCAAGGGCGAGACCGAGCGCATTGACTCTCGTTTCTTAGAGTCTGCTTGCGGAAGCGGGAACTTCCTTGTCCCTGTCCTTCAGCGCAAGTTGGCCGCCGTAGAGTCGAAGTTCGGAAGAGCCGAATTTGAGCGGCGACATTACGCCTTGTTGGCGGTGATGTGCACCTACGGGATTGAAATGTTGGCAGATAATATCGCTGAGTGCCGCGCGAATATGCTTGAGGTTTTCGCCGAGTATCTGAGTCTGGATGAGAGGGATGATCTCTATCGGTCCGCCTTCTATGTCTTGTCGCAGAACCTCGTGCACGGCGACGCGCTGACGATGCGCACGCGTGACGGCCAGCCCATCACCTTTGCCGAGTGGGGCTACCTCGGCAAGGGCAAGTTCCAGCGGCGCGACTTCCGCTTCGATGCTCTTACCCAGATGTCTTCCTTCAGTAGGGAAGGCTCTCTCTTCGCCCATCTCGGCAAGCATGAGGTCTTCACACCAATTAACGCATATCCGCCGATCACCGTGGGCGAACTTGCTTGCTCGCGGTCAGGCGATGGCTCAGGCGATGCGTTATGA